Proteins encoded in a region of the Magallana gigas chromosome 8, xbMagGiga1.1, whole genome shotgun sequence genome:
- the LOC105317992 gene encoding nascent polypeptide-associated complex subunit alpha, muscle-specific form isoform X1 has product MLHGKIVVIKRTGADGAQFPLTADTCVFGRSSECDIRIQLPNVSREHCRVTVENGQVFLTNLSNSNPVSLNGKILEGKSKLVNKDVFTIIDRSFRFELPDHLRNSSPKKTPIKSPHKMKMDTKVLTPLQKPPSSPQKMNRTPLSKSPNRSSTPKVGLSNTITTPKSRVQSPKKTPATVGKTPVSIAKSPAKKSPGMKTPTVTPAKSSKTPKSGRKSRSVSPTPKASAVATPKSKRKSRSTSPKGLTVSPKSRSPKSVSPQRSTTPKVKTPVVSTSDIPQKDAKSTPARNSRSTSPKGRSPKSSSPRSKSPRSASPKVKSPRSASPKAKSPRSASPKAKSPRSVSPKAKSPRSSSPKAQSPIITTPVQAAKIVLTPKSGRKSRSVSPKAKTPMAKSPVPASTPSKSVGELMATPKSGRKSLSGSPKPKTPVVSSTPSKSAEQLMSTPKTGRKSRSVSPKNKTPATLPKSRSPSPKAKTPAKTPATPQVPVSVEKSPKWTPVVNKKKERRSLPVGTAIIIAALPKTPASSGKKRKSTETLESRSKKARVSFGPKLSPEHFLKTLPPSTPVRKGATPKRPGAGAESLKPLLKRKSIAASQKSPIKEESPFKAKSPGRSPKAGGRSPRSPKGVKSPKANKSPIASPKTPGQNRSVEEKPISPRTRSPSQGKSPETTPAALKNTPAKSPRSKSPQAKATPVAARSPKSPAGSKSPQAKATPVATRSPKSPGGSKSPRSKPGTPIKSPKNTPKKSPKSSKKSKSVDSMDESFAIEGLFETPNVVTSTPMTGSNKKRRSAVLTKSQSKKKQPVNRRASTGNLDGVKRLLKTPKRLPDTSFTGLSEMMKTPKAASAKKTTTPKVKSPKTPLETSYSGIAAMMASPKAQAVSSKKGSPKTIVASPVVKKLDNTMADLRKAVAIRAILGKGATPKMPQVAPKSWADVVKKGKAKKVLTPQARRVVHVKRLGKSSKKNQRKSITKTPRTIARATAPTTGHADSPMTIVIGKKRVKTPAALPKKGRKSLGKSKQAMKNNAVSPSGVKDLFKTPKAKSPKGVSPKARSPAVTTPMSARTPHSLFSDIPDTPNGPGEMAVSPLNNSIAAASPRLSGMKRLFAQPKGAKSPASPLGIDRMMKSPASTKAAKSPKSPRRGTKRGAKVLATPPQPTKKIRVTTPQQKGTSPAVKMTTPVAPSPAKSPVARRGRKAAAKKTPTTTAEKGTRRGRRAQVDVATVSPVVVQTSPKPVAVVAPMSTKKKVEEEAKPVKNGKDVMKPIVNITPMKEAVEKEQKRTTKEKKAATPVKDSPKPAPKKRATRGKASTKEDKENEPKIISPAKGRSTRGKAAAKVSPKKATAKSTPKKAASPAKPAARKRTRGAPAEETVPSKQQKVEEIVEKETTPLKKSPAKGRAKRGRGAAIKLATKSKKAAEDQEVPEEVIVTAVNSPKAPKRRGGRAAATKAATPVKPAAQEKAATPAVSTKKRTATRQKKAQPENKDLVVSAASPVKAASRKRTRGAAPVNLSSPKQQKIESEPVAASPVKATRQRKGRAAVAKKATPIKAAKSKAVKKSPAKETNTSMNVTVATPAKRATRGKKETPKKKATPAKRATRGKKESPAKETDVPMDITVATPAKKAVRGKKTAATKQAKNKAATPVKEATPAKARGTRAKQAKNKAATPVKEATPAKARGTRAKPAKVSPAKKVTHKKTAAAKKTAVTPKVSPKKTRGKATAKAPSPAKRVTRLRKK; this is encoded by the exons ATGTTGCATGGTAAAATTGTTGTAATTAAAAGGACAGGTGCAGATGGGGCCCAGTTTCCTTTGACTGCAGATACTTGTGTGTTTGGAAG GTCCAGTGAATGTGACATAAGAATACAGCTTCCTAATGTTTCAAGGGAACACTGTAGGGTGACTGTTGAAAATGGTCAA GTGTTTCTGACAAATCTGAGCAACTCCAATCCTGTCTCATTAAATGGGAAAATTCTCGAAGGAAAGTCGAAACTCGTCAATAAAGATGTGTTCACCATTATAGACCGATCATTTAGATTTGAACTCCCAGATCACTTGCGTAACTCTTCACCTAAAAAGACTCCAATAAAATCTCCTCACAAG aTGAAGATGGACACAAAGGTGCTGACCCCATTGCAAAAGCCACCTTCATCTCCCCAGAAAATGAACAGGACACCTTTAAGTAAAAGTCCAAACAGAAGTTCAACACCTAAAGTAGGTTTATCGAACACTATCACCACTCCCAAATCTAGGGTACAATCTCCGAAGAAAACTCCAGCAACTGTTGGGAAGACACCTGTATCGATAGCAAAGTCTCCTGCTAAAAAGAGTCCAGGGATGAAGACCCCTACTGTTACTCCTGCTAAATCTTCTAAAACTCCCAAATCAGGAAGGAAATCCAGGAGTGTGTCGCCCACGCCTAAGGCCTCAGCAGTTGCTACTCCCAAGTCCAAGAGAAAGTCAAGAAGTACCTCACCAAAAGGTCTGACTGTCTCTCCTAAGTCTCGGTCACCCAAGTCTGTATCACCTCAAAGAAGCACAACCCCCAAGGTCAAAACACCTGTTGTGTCTACTTCTGATATTCCCCAGAAAGATGCTAAGAGTACACCAGCAAGAAATTCGAGGAGTACTTCACCAAAGGGTAGATCACCTAAGTCATCTTCTCCTAGGTCTAAATCTCCAAGGAGTGCTTCTCCTAAAGTTAAGTCTCCAAGGAGTGCTTCTCCTAAAGCTAAGTCTCCAAGGAGTGCTTCTCCTAAAGCTAAGTCTCCAAGAAGCGTTTCTCCGAAGGCAAAATCACCAAGAAGTTCTTCTCCAAAGGCTCAATCTCCAATAATTACAACTCCTGTCCAGGCAGCCAAAATTGTCTTAACTCCCAAGTCTGGAAGAAAATCAAGAAGTGTTTCACCTAAAGCAAAGACTCCTATGGCTAAATCCCCTGTTCCTGCAAGCACTCCCTCAAAATCTGTTGGAGAATTAATGGCAACTCCTAAATCAGGAAGAAAATCGCTGAGTGGATCACCAAAACCCAAAACGCCAGTTGTTTCTTCAACTCCATCAAAGTCTGCAGAGCAGCTAATGTCTACCCCcaaaacaggaagaaaatctAGGAGTGTTTctccaaaaaacaaaacacctgCTACCTTGCCTAAATCCAGGAGCCCCTCTCCTAAGGCCAAGACACCTGCCAAAACTCCAGCTACTCCTCAAGTTCCAGTTTCGGTGGAAAAATCACCTAAATGGACACCTGTGG tgaACAAGAAGAAAGAGAGAAGG TCTTTACCAGTTGGGACTGCAATAATCATTGCAG CATTGCCAAAGACACCTGCAAGTTCTGGAAAGAAAAGAAAGTCAACAGAAACATTAGAATCCAGGTCCAAGAAAGCCAGAGTGTCATTTGGACCAAAGCTGAGTCCTGAACACTTCCTGAAAACTCTACCCCCATCAACGCCAGTCAGAAAAGGAGCAACACCTAAAAGACCAGGAGCAGGAGCTGAGTCTCTGAAGCCTCTTTTGAAGAGGAAATCTATTGCTGCTTCCCAGAAGTCCCCAATTAAGGAAGAAAGTCCATTTAAAGCAAAGAGTCCAGGAAGATCTCCTAAGGCTGGAGGCCGTTCACCAAGGAGTCCAAAGGGGGTTAAATCTCCTAAAGCTAACAAAAGCCCTATTGCTTCACCCAAAACACCAGGACAAAACAGATCAGTAGAAGAAAAACCTATTAGTCCACGTACAAGGAGCCCATCTCAGGGGAAATCACCTGAAACAACACCTGCTGCACTGAAAAATACCCCAGCCAAATCACCACGCAGCAAATCGCCGCAGGCTAAAGCAACACCTGTTGCTGCAAGGTCACCCAAGTCTCCAGCTGGCAGCAAATCGCCACAGGCTAAAGCAACACCTGTTGCTACAAGATCACCCAAGTCTCCAGGTGGCAGCAAATCGCCACGTAGTAAACCAGGAACCCCAATAAAGTCTCCGAAGAATACTCCCAAAAAGTCTCCAAAAAGTTCCAAGAAGTCTAAATCAGTTGATTCAATGGATGAATCATTTGCAATTGAAGGTTTGTTTGAGACACCAAATGTTGTCACAAGTACACCAATGACAGGAAGTAACAAGAAGAGAAGATCAGCAGTGCTGACTAAATCTCAATCCAAGAAAAAGCAACCAGTCAACAGAAGAGCAAGCACTGGAAATCTTGATGGCGTGAAGAGGTTGCTGAAGACTCCTAAAAGATTGCCAGACACTAGTTTTACGGGTTTATCTGAAATGATGAAAACACCAAAGGCAGCTTCAGCAAAGAAAACTACAACTCCCAAGGTTAAATCTCCCAAAACTCCATTAGAAACAAGTTACAGCGGAATTGCTGCCATGATGGCATCTCCAAAAGCACAAGCAGTCTCTTCCAAGAAAGGCTCTCCTAAAACCATTGTTGCTTCTCCTGTCGTGAAGAAGCTTGACAATACCATGGCTGATTTGAGGAAAGCTGTTGCTATTCGAGCAATCCTCGGAAAGGGGGCTACTCCAAAGATGCCACAGGTTGCACCTAAATCCTGGGCTGATGTGGTCAAGAAAGGCAAGGCTAAGAAAGTTCTTACCCCACAAGCTAGAAGAGTTGTTCATGTCAAGAGGCTTGGGAAGAGTAGcaagaaaaatcaaagaaag TCCATTACTAAGACACCAAGAACCATTGCCAGAGCCACTGCACCTACAACAGGACATGCAGATTCACCCATGACCATTGTCATTGGCAAGAAGAGGGTGAAGACTCCAGCTGCTCTCCCCAAAAAGGGACGCAAATCATTAGGAAAATCCAAG CAGGCTATGAAGAATAATGCTGTCAGTCCATCAGGAGTAAAAGATCTGTTTAAAACTCCAAAAGCCAAATCACCGAAAGGCGTATCGCCTAAGGCTAGATCTCCAGCGGTCACCACTCCCATGAGTGCAAGAACTCCCCACTCCCTCTTCTCGGATATTCCTGACACTCCTAATGGACCTGGTGAGATGGCTGTGTCCCCTCTGAACAACAGCATTGCTGCAGCAAGTCCACGATTGTCTGGCATGAAGAGGCTGTTTGCTCAGCCAAAGGGAGCTAAGTCACCTGCCAGTCCACTTGGAATAGACAGAATGATGAAG TCGCCGGCATCGACAAAGGCTGCAAAAAGCCCCAAGTCTCCAAG AAGAGGAACAAAGAGAGGGGCCAAAGTTTTAGCCACTCCACCTCAGCCAACAAAGAAGATCCGTGTGACCACCCCACAACAGAAAGGTACCAGTCCTGCTGTAAAGATGACAACCCCAGTGGCTCCGAGTCCAGCTAAATCTCCTGTAGCTAGAAGAGG aaGGAAAGCTGCTGCGAAAAAGACACCTACAACTACAG CAGAAAAAGGGACGAGAAGAGGGAGGCGTGCACAAGTCGATGTGGCCACTGTCTCACCTGTTGTTGTCCAGACTTCACCCAAACCTGTTGCTGTTGTGGCACCTATGAGCACAAAAAAGAAGGTAGAGGAGGAAGCCAAGCCAGTCAAAAATGGGAAAGATGTAATGAAACCCATTGTAAACATAACTCCAATGAAGGAAGCTGTCGAAAAGGAGCAAAAGCGCACAACAAAGGAGAAGAAAGCTGCAACTCCAGTTAAGGATTCTCCTAAACCTGCACCTAAAAAACGTGCTACAAGAGGCAAAGCAAGTACTAAGGAGGATAAGGAAAATGAGCCTAAAATAATCAGTCCAGCAAAAGGAAGAAGTACAAGAGGGAAAGCAGCTGCAAAGGTGTCGCCCAAAAAAGCAACTGCAAAATCAACACCCAAGAAAGCAGCATCACCTGCTAAACCAGCAGCTCGCAAAAGAACTAGGGGAGCTCCCGCAGAGGAGACTGTGCCATCTAAGCAACAAAAAGTTGAAGAGATTGTTGAAAAAGAAACTACCCCTCTCAAAAAGAGTCCTGCTAAGGGACGTGCAAAAAGAGGACGAGGAGCTGCAATCAAATTGGCAACTAAAAGTAAGAAAGCTGCAGAAGATCAAGAGGTTCCAGAGGAAGTAATCGTCACTGCTGTTAACAGTCCAAAGGCTCCAAAGAGGAGGGGTGGAAGAGCAGCAGCAACAAAGGCAGCAACACCAGTGAAACCTGCTGCACAGGAAAAAGCAGCAACACCAGCAGTCAGTACAAAAAAGAGGACAGCAACTAGACAGAAGAAAGCTCAACCAGAAAATAAAGATTTGGTTGTTAGTGCAGCAAGTCCTGTAAAGGCAGCATCCCGCAAAAGGACCAGGGGAGCAGCCCCAGTGAATTTGAGTTCAcccaaacaacaaaaaatagaaaGTGAGCCAGTGGCAGCGAGTCCTGTTAAAGCAACACGTCAGAGAAAGGGCAGGGCTGCTGTTGCTAAAAAAGCAACACCCATTAAAGCAGCAAAGAGCAAAGCAGTGAAAAAATCCCCTGCTAAGGAAACTAATACTTCCATGAATGTAACTGTAGCAACACCAGCTAAAAGGGCTACACGAGGAAAGAAAGAAACACCGAAGAAGAAAGCAACACCAGCTAAAAGGGCCACACGAGGAAAGAAAGAATCACCTGCAAAGGAAACTGATGTTCCCATGGATATCACTGTAGCAACTCCTGCAAAAAAAGCTGTAAGAGGAAAGAAAACTGCAGCTACAAAGCAGGCAAAGAACAAAGCTGCTACCCCAGTAAAGGAGGCAACACCGGCAAAAGCAAGAGGTACAAGGGCCAAGCAGGCAAAGAACAAAGCTGCTACCCCAGTAAAGGAGGCAACACCGGCAAAAGCAAGAGGTACAAGAGCCAAACCTGCAAAAGTTTCACCTGCCAAGAAAGTCACACACAAGAAAACAGCTGCTGCTAAGAAAACTGCTGTCACACCTAAAGTTTCTCCAAAGAAAACCAGGGGTAAAGCAACAGCCAAGGCTCCTTCTCCAGCTAAGAGAGTTACTCGATTAAGGAAGAAGTAA